Proteins encoded in a region of the Misgurnus anguillicaudatus chromosome 9, ASM2758022v2, whole genome shotgun sequence genome:
- the LOC129424206 gene encoding uncharacterized protein C2orf81 homolog has protein sequence MRRVKSRADKSSTDVGPVSAAPPPASVQPVVETMDTAADHLTDMITQEEGEEVAVDIIASVMDSVMDRCCQVYLQRQLIPFSVWWARNNLVQTLECLFLMRDEGDDPEREPFWKEDPEPQPGAIDSWAEGCVPVVHAAQK, from the exons ATGCGTCGTGTCAAATCACGTGCGGACAAAAGCAGCACCGATGTTGGTCCTGTTAGTGCTGCTCCACCACCGGCCTCAGTCCAACCTGTAGTAGAGACTATGGACACGGCAGCCGACCACCTCACTGACATGATCACACAAGAGGAGGGGGAGGAGGTGGCGGTGGACATCATAGCGAGTGTGATGGACAGTGTGATGGACAGATGCTGTCAGGTGTATCTGCAAAGACAG CTGATACCTTTCTCAGTTTGGTGGGCGCGAAATAACCTGGTGCAGACGCTTGAATGTCTTTTCCTTATGAGGGATGAGGGGGATGATCCAGAACGTGAACCTTTTTGGAAAGAGGACCCAGAACCTCAGCCTGGGGCTATTGATTCTTGGGCTGAGGGATGTGTGCCTGTGGTGCATGCTGCTCAAAAATAA